One stretch of Candidatus Bathyarchaeia archaeon DNA includes these proteins:
- a CDS encoding elongation factor EF-2 has protein sequence MARYRQTEEIVKLMNNPKIIRNTSIIAHVDHGKTTLSDSLLAHAGIISTQTAGQKLFLDSWDLEQKRQMTVFASNVSLVHTFNNEDYLINLIDTPGHIDFSGAVTRSLRAVDGALVVVDAVEGPMTQTETVLMQALRERVKPLLFINKVDRLIKEIKLTPQEIQRKFAKILLRVNTLIEKYAPPEHKKDWQVKIEDSRVAFGSALHKWGLNLNHMKLKKVSFQDIIDAYTGEYQEVGRKVDALSKKAPLPEPILDMFCEHLPSPLQAQPYRQSQIWPGDVNSPTGQGMAKVDPKAPLLMCISTIEVDPHSGTVAIGRIFSGEIVKGKTVQLVSGHSKGQIQQVFMSMATDRVIIDRVPAGNIGAISGLPAIHVGETIAEDGIEVHSFEGLRYVSDPVVTVAVEPEDVKDLPAFDKVMHKLTTEDPNLHFVMNKESGEFLLSGMGELHLEITAYRLQEAGLKVKLSKPIVIYRETISHDYKGPAIMGKSPNKHNKLWITIDKLSDEVIEAIKAEKITDMQSKDERTKTLKELGWTPDDAKGAVAVEENNILVNRIKGRQYVEEILDHIKTGFHEAVHTSPLAKEPAYGLKINLEDITLHEDPVHRGPAQAIPMTWRPIYCGILLSDPKLLEPLLSFECKVPSEFVSSVITLLNKRRGKIIDMPSEEDMITVKAEMPVSESFGIADILRSSTQGRAFWATQFSRWAPVPEQMQADTIKAIRERRGLSPTPPKPEEYFESE, from the coding sequence ATGGCACGTTATAGACAAACCGAAGAAATCGTCAAACTGATGAATAACCCAAAAATCATAAGGAACACCAGCATCATTGCGCATGTTGACCACGGAAAAACCACTCTTTCCGACAGCCTTCTCGCACATGCAGGCATCATCAGCACCCAGACTGCTGGCCAGAAACTGTTTTTGGACTCATGGGATTTGGAACAGAAACGTCAAATGACCGTTTTCGCATCTAACGTCAGCTTGGTTCACACCTTCAATAACGAAGATTACCTCATCAACCTCATCGACACCCCCGGACACATCGACTTTTCGGGCGCAGTCACCAGAAGCCTAAGAGCCGTTGACGGGGCATTGGTGGTTGTCGACGCAGTTGAAGGACCCATGACACAGACCGAAACTGTGCTCATGCAAGCACTACGAGAACGCGTCAAGCCACTTTTATTCATCAACAAAGTCGACAGACTCATAAAAGAAATCAAACTCACCCCCCAAGAAATTCAACGCAAATTCGCCAAGATTCTACTCCGCGTAAACACCCTCATCGAGAAATACGCACCCCCCGAACATAAAAAGGACTGGCAAGTCAAAATTGAAGACAGCCGCGTAGCATTCGGCTCAGCCCTCCACAAATGGGGTCTAAACCTTAACCACATGAAACTCAAAAAAGTCAGCTTCCAAGACATCATCGACGCATACACAGGCGAATATCAAGAAGTCGGAAGAAAAGTGGACGCCCTCAGCAAAAAAGCGCCCCTGCCAGAACCCATTCTGGACATGTTCTGCGAACACCTTCCAAGCCCACTTCAAGCACAACCATACCGACAATCTCAGATTTGGCCAGGCGACGTTAATAGCCCAACGGGTCAAGGCATGGCAAAAGTTGACCCCAAAGCACCTCTGCTCATGTGCATCTCAACCATCGAAGTTGACCCCCACAGCGGCACAGTCGCCATCGGCAGAATCTTTAGCGGTGAAATCGTCAAAGGCAAAACCGTTCAGCTAGTCAGCGGTCACAGTAAGGGCCAAATTCAGCAGGTCTTCATGAGCATGGCAACCGACCGAGTCATCATCGACCGTGTCCCAGCAGGCAACATCGGCGCCATTTCAGGACTACCAGCCATTCATGTAGGCGAAACCATCGCCGAAGACGGCATCGAAGTCCACTCATTTGAAGGCTTACGTTACGTTTCTGACCCAGTCGTAACCGTAGCCGTTGAACCTGAAGACGTCAAAGACCTGCCAGCATTTGACAAGGTCATGCATAAACTGACCACCGAAGACCCGAACCTGCACTTTGTCATGAACAAGGAAAGCGGCGAATTCCTGCTCTCAGGTATGGGTGAACTTCACTTGGAAATCACTGCTTACCGTCTGCAAGAAGCAGGCTTAAAAGTGAAGCTTAGCAAGCCCATTGTGATTTACCGCGAAACCATCAGCCACGACTACAAAGGCCCAGCAATCATGGGCAAAAGCCCCAACAAACACAACAAACTCTGGATAACCATCGACAAACTCTCTGACGAAGTCATTGAAGCCATCAAAGCCGAGAAAATAACGGACATGCAAAGCAAAGATGAACGAACCAAGACTCTGAAAGAGTTAGGCTGGACACCCGACGACGCCAAAGGCGCAGTCGCAGTGGAAGAAAACAACATCCTGGTTAACCGCATCAAAGGACGCCAGTACGTAGAAGAAATTCTTGACCACATAAAAACTGGGTTCCACGAAGCCGTCCACACCTCGCCCCTGGCAAAGGAGCCAGCTTACGGCTTAAAGATAAACCTGGAAGACATCACCCTCCACGAAGACCCAGTCCACCGAGGCCCCGCACAAGCCATACCCATGACTTGGCGCCCCATATACTGTGGCATTCTGCTCAGCGACCCCAAGTTGCTTGAGCCCCTGCTCAGCTTCGAATGCAAGGTTCCAAGCGAATTCGTCAGCTCCGTCATTACACTGCTCAATAAACGACGCGGCAAAATCATCGACATGCCCAGCGAAGAAGACATGATAACTGTCAAAGCCGAAATGCCCGTTTCCGAAAGCTTCGGCATCGCTGACATTCTCCGCAGCAGCACCCAAGGCAGAGCCTTCTGGGCAACCCAGTTCAGCCGTTGGGCACCTGTCCCAGAACAGATGCAGGCAGACACAATCAAAGCCATTCGCGAACGCAGAGGACTCTCACCGACACCGCCAAAACCCGAAGAATACTTCGAAAGCGAATAA
- a CDS encoding QueT transporter family protein, whose protein sequence is MRRRDMRDLLVMWKNPKMVAIVAITALLYFGSLFPFRGLTAFGGYADFGRVGVGIPVAFSFLFGPAAAWGAAIGTVLRDIAEAQLDASSVFGFFGNLILGYLPFKLWGMLTKEKPDLRSVKKLLLFMGGGVLACAVCGLTIGWGLFWLGFTPFMPTAAIIALTNALWVVTVGALVLALSYNFVSNHKLRYQDILKPDQPQENDEKGKKATVLALVAVSVCCFLLGVAFECSPLMLLPFIAVTLALTVTAMR, encoded by the coding sequence ATGAGGCGACGGGACATGCGGGACTTACTGGTAATGTGGAAAAACCCGAAAATGGTTGCCATCGTCGCCATAACTGCCCTGCTGTATTTTGGCTCTCTTTTCCCGTTTCGGGGACTCACAGCGTTTGGCGGATACGCTGACTTTGGACGCGTGGGTGTAGGCATACCCGTGGCGTTTTCCTTCCTGTTTGGTCCAGCCGCGGCGTGGGGAGCAGCAATAGGCACCGTTTTACGCGACATCGCCGAAGCACAACTTGACGCGTCAAGCGTTTTCGGGTTCTTTGGAAACCTGATTCTTGGCTACTTGCCGTTCAAGTTGTGGGGTATGTTGACCAAGGAAAAACCTGACTTGCGCAGTGTAAAGAAACTGCTCCTGTTTATGGGCGGCGGGGTTTTGGCATGTGCCGTATGTGGGCTCACGATTGGTTGGGGGCTGTTCTGGCTGGGTTTCACGCCGTTCATGCCCACCGCCGCCATAATTGCCTTGACCAACGCCCTCTGGGTCGTCACTGTAGGTGCATTAGTCTTGGCGTTATCCTATAATTTCGTGAGCAACCATAAACTACGCTACCAAGACATACTCAAACCAGACCAACCCCAAGAAAACGACGAAAAAGGCAAAAAGGCTACAGTTTTAGCATTGGTAGCTGTTTCCGTGTGCTGTTTTCTTTTAGGAGTGGCGTTTGAGTGCAGTCCCCTGATGTTGTTGCCTTTTATCGCCGTAACCCTTGCGTTAACGGTGACAGCAATGCGTTAG
- the ectA gene encoding diaminobutyrate acetyltransferase: MSNSDENLQFHVRSFTRKDVKDVYALLIANRPYVGLNSRYTYFLLAKDFSDTCVVVEHKHKIVAFSSGYVPRNRPDTFFSWEAVVKNNYRGCGLQKRMLLHQISQAHVSYFEGTVNPSNKASEKSFCSLAEMLKAKCERSMMFTEEDFENDGHEAEVLYRIGPFAPDEANKQLSLLSPKN, translated from the coding sequence ATGTCTAATAGTGACGAAAACTTGCAGTTCCATGTGAGAAGCTTCACCCGTAAAGATGTTAAAGATGTTTACGCGTTGCTGATTGCAAATCGCCCCTACGTCGGGTTGAATTCCCGCTACACCTATTTTCTTTTAGCCAAAGACTTCTCCGACACCTGTGTGGTGGTGGAGCACAAACATAAAATTGTGGCTTTCTCTTCGGGGTATGTCCCGCGAAATCGTCCTGACACTTTTTTCAGTTGGGAAGCAGTTGTCAAAAATAATTATCGCGGCTGCGGCTTGCAGAAACGTATGCTTCTGCACCAGATTAGTCAGGCGCATGTTTCCTATTTTGAAGGTACCGTGAACCCCTCCAACAAAGCCTCTGAAAAAAGCTTCTGTTCCCTTGCCGAAATGCTCAAAGCTAAATGCGAAAGAAGCATGATGTTCACCGAGGAAGACTTTGAGAATGACGGGCACGAAGCAGAAGTCCTCTACCGTATAGGTCCCTTCGCGCCGGATGAAGCAAACAAGCAGCTCTCTCTTTTATCCCCTAAAAATTAA
- the ablA gene encoding lysine 2,3-aminomutase, protein MTVNAPKTILDSNWRDYKWQLENSIRTIAAFEKLTGITFTENERKELEETVKKFPMSITPYYASLIDRENYVNDPIFKQSFPNPAELIISKCDMADPLHEDKDSPVAGITHRYPDRVLFLVSNRCSMYCRHCTRKRKVGDPDHIPSKEQIQEGIQYIKENHQIRDVLLSGGDPFLLPDEFLDWILTELRKIPHVEVVRIGTRTPVVLPYRITDKLVNMLKKHHPLWLNTHFNHPRELTHSAQEALRKLADAGIPLGNQSVLLAGVNDCPQIIKKLNQKLVQNRVRPYYLFQCDLSEGLTHFRTPVGKGIEIIESLVGHTSGFAVPTYVIDAPGGGGKIPVMPNYIISWSTNKVVLRNYEGVITTYKEPDSYEPVFCDRNCRDCVLQLKLDEADERPPIGIERLLADTEQVISLIPQGNKRLKRREKKTPKSVVDV, encoded by the coding sequence ATGACAGTAAATGCGCCCAAAACAATTTTGGACAGCAATTGGCGGGATTACAAGTGGCAGTTGGAAAATTCAATCAGAACAATAGCTGCTTTTGAGAAGCTAACTGGCATCACTTTCACCGAAAACGAACGCAAAGAACTCGAAGAAACCGTAAAGAAATTTCCGATGAGTATAACTCCCTACTATGCTTCGTTGATTGACCGAGAAAACTACGTTAATGACCCTATTTTTAAGCAGTCTTTTCCCAACCCCGCGGAACTGATTATCTCTAAATGCGACATGGCTGACCCCTTGCATGAAGATAAAGACAGTCCTGTCGCGGGCATCACTCACCGTTACCCTGACCGCGTGCTGTTCTTGGTCAGCAACCGATGCTCCATGTACTGTCGGCACTGCACTCGCAAACGAAAAGTCGGCGACCCCGACCATATCCCCTCTAAAGAACAAATCCAAGAAGGCATACAATACATCAAAGAAAACCATCAAATCCGCGATGTGCTGCTTTCAGGCGGCGACCCCTTCCTTTTGCCTGACGAGTTTTTAGACTGGATCCTTACCGAACTGCGAAAAATCCCCCACGTAGAAGTTGTGCGCATCGGCACGCGGACCCCTGTTGTTTTGCCGTACCGCATAACCGACAAACTTGTCAACATGCTCAAGAAACACCACCCGCTCTGGTTGAACACGCATTTTAATCATCCTCGCGAACTCACCCACTCAGCGCAGGAAGCTCTGCGAAAACTCGCCGACGCAGGCATACCCCTGGGCAATCAATCTGTGTTGCTTGCGGGCGTTAACGACTGTCCCCAAATCATCAAAAAACTAAACCAAAAACTTGTCCAGAACCGTGTGCGTCCCTATTACTTGTTCCAGTGTGACCTTTCTGAAGGGTTGACTCATTTCCGAACGCCCGTTGGAAAGGGCATCGAAATTATTGAGAGCTTGGTTGGGCACACCAGCGGGTTTGCTGTCCCCACATACGTTATTGATGCTCCCGGCGGTGGAGGAAAAATCCCCGTTATGCCGAATTATATCATTTCGTGGTCTACTAACAAGGTGGTTTTGCGCAACTATGAAGGGGTTATCACCACCTATAAGGAACCTGACAGCTACGAGCCCGTCTTTTGTGACCGCAACTGTCGTGATTGTGTTCTGCAGTTGAAACTAGATGAAGCCGACGAGCGACCCCCCATAGGTATTGAAAGGTTGCTGGCTGACACGGAGCAGGTGATTTCCCTCATACCGCAGGGAAACAAGCGCCTTAAACGGAGAGAAAAAAAGACGCCTAAAAGTGTTGTAGATGTCTAA
- a CDS encoding DMT family transporter yields the protein MIGVVLALLSALASGISIVLVRRNSASSTAFNVSLIVTVVGMVILFPLAIFLTDFNQLTWAGFAFFAISGVLSPGLIRLLYYQGLKKLGATVNSSVYAAYPLYSALLAVLLLDEALSFLNMLGIVAIVAAIVVADLSLNSNRKRSSAWKYLLFPILAGVTFAVSHIIRKHALNLSNVPVMGVAVAYAFSFLPFGILLFSSRATRKNLAFKQNFRWFWAAGVGQAAAWFLAFYAFSLEKVTVVTPLISIEPLFVVLFTFLFLKELEPVSPKLFISIALTVLGVTLVTLG from the coding sequence ATGATTGGCGTAGTATTGGCTCTGCTTTCCGCCTTAGCTTCAGGCATCTCAATTGTTTTGGTCAGACGTAACTCTGCCTCATCCACAGCCTTCAACGTCAGCCTCATTGTAACAGTCGTAGGCATGGTTATCCTGTTTCCCCTCGCCATTTTCCTCACTGACTTTAACCAACTTACTTGGGCTGGGTTTGCTTTTTTCGCCATAAGCGGTGTCCTCTCTCCTGGGCTTATCCGGCTGCTGTACTATCAGGGCTTAAAAAAACTGGGCGCCACCGTGAATTCCAGTGTCTACGCTGCCTACCCCCTCTACAGTGCTTTGCTCGCAGTGTTGCTTCTCGACGAAGCCCTGTCCTTTTTGAACATGCTGGGTATTGTTGCAATTGTGGCTGCCATTGTGGTTGCAGACCTCAGCCTCAACAGTAACAGAAAACGAAGTTCGGCATGGAAGTACCTGCTGTTTCCCATACTGGCAGGGGTGACCTTTGCGGTTTCACATATAATCCGAAAACACGCACTAAACCTGAGCAATGTACCCGTTATGGGAGTTGCGGTGGCATATGCGTTTTCTTTTCTGCCCTTTGGCATACTCTTGTTTTCTTCAAGGGCAACCCGAAAAAATCTGGCGTTCAAACAGAATTTCCGTTGGTTTTGGGCAGCAGGCGTTGGGCAGGCTGCGGCGTGGTTTTTGGCTTTTTACGCCTTTAGCTTGGAGAAGGTTACAGTTGTTACGCCGTTGATTTCGATTGAGCCGTTGTTTGTGGTTCTTTTTACTTTTCTCTTCCTTAAGGAACTGGAACCGGTTTCTCCGAAGCTTTTCATCAGCATAGCTTTAACGGTGTTGGGCGTCACGTTGGTGACTTTAGGGTAA
- the uvrB gene encoding excinuclease ABC subunit UvrB — MLMQFQLTAPFKTSPGQEKAVDQIVKNFTTKDKQTLLGITGSGKTFVMANVVQRLQKPTLIIAHNKTLAAQLYAELKELFPNNRVEYFISFYDYYQPESYLPAQDMYIEKDSDVNEQIEKMRMHAVSSIVSRNDTIIVASISCIYSLGNPDDFRSLAVDLAVGKPMVRQRLINALVDMQYERNDMVLEPGRFRVRGDTIDVIPAYESDILRVELEGGTVRKIKEVDHITGDMKVALDQVTLYPARQYVVPEEKQKRALGQIEAELEQRLLELPPLEAQRLKQRTHYDLEMIRELGFCAGIENYSRHFDGRKTGEPPFTLMDYFPKDYLLIIDESHQTIPQARAMYNGDYSRKKNLVDFGFRLPSAIDNRPLKFPEFEGKMGKTLFVSATPAEYELEKSGPAVELITRPTGLLDPEVELRPIEGQMQDLMQEAKKTIERGDRVLVTTLTKRMAEDLTDYLVKEGFRVRYLHSDVDSLDRIELIRQLRVGDFDILVGINLLREGLDIPEVATICILDADKEGFLRDERSLIQTIGRAARNVNGKVILYADVKTQSIKRAMEVTQYRRKFQIRYNKVHDITPKTIVKSVSHKEGTIKGIKHLAKSDVRRQIIELDAKMREAAEQLDFEKAIQLRDQMQELQRTLERQEEKQLGFNERYRAQES, encoded by the coding sequence ATGCTGATGCAGTTCCAGCTGACCGCCCCCTTCAAAACTTCACCTGGACAAGAAAAAGCAGTTGATCAAATAGTCAAAAACTTCACAACAAAGGACAAACAGACACTTCTGGGCATCACGGGCAGCGGCAAAACATTTGTCATGGCAAACGTTGTCCAGCGCCTCCAAAAGCCCACCCTCATAATCGCCCACAACAAAACGTTGGCGGCACAGCTTTACGCCGAACTCAAGGAGCTTTTCCCAAATAACCGTGTGGAATACTTCATCAGCTTCTACGACTACTACCAGCCCGAATCGTATTTGCCTGCGCAGGACATGTACATCGAAAAAGATAGCGATGTCAACGAGCAAATTGAAAAAATGCGGATGCACGCGGTCAGCAGCATTGTCAGCCGCAACGACACCATCATCGTCGCCAGCATAAGCTGCATCTACAGCTTAGGCAACCCAGATGATTTTCGCAGCCTTGCGGTGGATTTGGCGGTTGGGAAACCGATGGTGCGGCAACGGCTCATCAACGCTTTGGTGGACATGCAGTACGAACGTAACGACATGGTGCTAGAGCCAGGTAGGTTCCGCGTCCGAGGCGACACCATTGACGTAATCCCCGCCTACGAAAGCGACATCCTCCGCGTCGAACTCGAAGGCGGGACAGTGCGGAAAATTAAGGAAGTTGACCACATCACAGGCGACATGAAAGTCGCTTTGGACCAAGTTACACTTTACCCTGCAAGACAGTATGTGGTGCCTGAGGAGAAGCAGAAACGCGCCTTAGGACAGATTGAGGCGGAGCTGGAGCAGCGGCTGTTGGAGTTGCCGCCGTTGGAGGCGCAGCGGCTTAAGCAGCGGACGCATTATGATTTGGAGATGATTCGGGAACTGGGTTTCTGTGCGGGCATCGAGAATTATAGCCGCCACTTTGACGGGCGTAAAACGGGGGAGCCGCCGTTTACTTTGATGGATTACTTCCCCAAAGACTACCTGCTCATCATCGACGAGAGCCACCAAACCATTCCGCAGGCACGCGCAATGTATAACGGGGACTATTCCCGCAAAAAGAACCTTGTGGATTTCGGGTTTCGCTTGCCCAGCGCCATCGACAACCGCCCTCTGAAGTTTCCCGAGTTTGAGGGGAAAATGGGCAAAACCCTCTTTGTGTCCGCCACGCCAGCTGAGTACGAGTTGGAGAAAAGTGGTCCTGCGGTGGAGTTGATTACGCGTCCAACTGGGTTGTTGGATCCTGAGGTGGAGTTGCGTCCGATTGAGGGACAAATGCAGGACCTCATGCAAGAAGCAAAGAAAACCATCGAGCGGGGCGACCGCGTCTTAGTCACAACGCTCACGAAGCGCATGGCTGAGGACCTCACCGACTACCTTGTGAAAGAGGGCTTTCGCGTCCGTTACCTGCACAGCGACGTTGACAGCCTTGACCGTATCGAACTCATCCGCCAACTGCGCGTGGGTGACTTTGACATTCTGGTTGGCATTAACTTGCTTCGGGAAGGACTGGACATCCCCGAGGTGGCAACCATCTGTATCTTGGACGCGGACAAGGAAGGTTTCCTGCGTGATGAACGCAGTCTCATTCAAACCATCGGACGCGCCGCCCGAAACGTCAACGGCAAAGTCATCCTCTACGCCGACGTAAAAACCCAATCCATCAAACGCGCCATGGAAGTCACCCAGTACCGCCGCAAATTCCAAATCCGCTACAACAAAGTCCACGACATCACCCCCAAAACCATCGTCAAAAGCGTCTCCCACAAAGAAGGCACCATCAAAGGCATCAAGCACCTTGCCAAGTCTGATGTGCGGCGCCAAATCATCGAGTTAGACGCGAAAATGCGGGAAGCCGCCGAGCAGTTGGACTTCGAGAAAGCCATCCAACTACGCGACCAAATGCAGGAATTGCAGCGTACACTGGAGCGGCAAGAAGAAAAACAGCTTGGGTTTAATGAGAGATATCGTGCCCAAGAATCTTAA
- a CDS encoding DUF6650 family protein, translating to MNKKTNGYVAGIGCGFGFVILLFLAINNAWNTTGQLLWGFTAVFGGLSVGCFFKPETFGAAVSKYFEQLSETKGTSDSHDKQIQKKSSGIQVMSHDQSSVKIFLNQPDKEHFKNSKTTEGEIARQVVSYLEDRRVLYLSSEMECPNHCVQSVLQIREFLTTKIGELPGKTDLSTSLKAMRAACRKFLSAIGDPDGDIIRFGSHQGHWASWEFNGAIGELRGVFGIHLEKIVNTYNIQVEKDLASIMPLDDKD from the coding sequence ATGAATAAGAAAACAAACGGATACGTTGCTGGCATAGGCTGTGGTTTTGGCTTTGTTATTCTTTTGTTTTTAGCTATTAATAATGCGTGGAATACCACTGGTCAATTACTCTGGGGTTTTACTGCTGTTTTTGGCGGGTTAAGTGTGGGCTGCTTTTTTAAGCCAGAGACGTTTGGGGCTGCTGTATCTAAATATTTTGAACAGTTATCTGAAACCAAAGGCACATCAGATTCACATGATAAACAAATTCAGAAAAAATCCTCCGGAATTCAAGTTATGTCTCATGACCAGTCAAGCGTCAAAATATTTTTGAATCAACCCGACAAGGAACATTTTAAGAATTCGAAAACTACTGAAGGCGAGATTGCTCGTCAAGTAGTTTCTTATCTTGAAGATAGAAGAGTCCTATATCTATCGTCGGAAATGGAATGCCCAAACCATTGTGTGCAATCAGTTCTGCAAATTAGGGAATTTTTGACAACAAAAATTGGTGAACTCCCTGGAAAAACAGACTTATCTACATCTTTAAAAGCCATGAGGGCGGCATGTAGAAAATTTCTGAGTGCTATTGGTGACCCAGATGGCGATATTATCCGATTCGGTTCTCACCAAGGGCATTGGGCAAGCTGGGAATTCAATGGTGCAATTGGTGAATTGAGAGGTGTCTTTGGAATCCACTTGGAGAAAATTGTAAATACATACAATATTCAGGTTGAAAAAGACTTGGCCTCAATAATGCCTTTAGACGACAAAGATTAG